From Polaribacter haliotis:
CTATTTCTAAAGAGAATTATAAAGATATCGTTTTAAAAGCAAATCTTACAATAGATAAATTAACGCTTAGAAATTTTTCTCTAGGAGACGAGATTTATGTGTATGATGGAAATCCAAAATCTTTAAAAATTTCAGGTAGTTTTCCAGAAGGAGCTTCCGTTTCTTATTCGAACAATAGTTTTACAAATGTTGGTTCTTATGAAGTTACAGCTACTGTTACTGGAAATAATTATACCAATTTTACCTTAAAAGGAAGTCTTATAATCGCAAAAGCAAACTTAAATGGTTTTTCTTTTGAAGATAAAAACTTTGTTTTTGATGGAACTCCAAAATCATTAGAAATTTCAGGAAATTTACCAGAAGGTGTATCCGTTTCTTATTCCGCTAATAATATTAAAGATGCTGGTGCTTATGAGATTACAGCAATTATTTCTGGAGCTAATCATATAAGCAAAGTTTTAAAGGCAACATTAACAATTTCAAAAGCTACATTACAGAGTTATACTTTAAATAACGAAAGTTATGTTTTTGATGGGAACACAAAATCTATTAAAATAAAAGAATGTTTGCCAGAAGGAGCTTCAGTTAGTTACACAAATAACGAAGTTTCTAATGTAGGTGTTTATGAAGTTACAGCAACAATTTCTGGTGCTAATTATACAGCGCAAGTTTTAAAAGCAACTTTATCAATTGTAAAAGCAACCTTAAATGGACTTGGTTTAACTAGTAAAAATTTTGTGTATGATGGAACCCCAAAATCCCTTGCAATTTTAGGGAATTTACCAAATGGAGTTTCAGTCTCTTACTCAAGTAATAGTTTTACAAATGCAGGTTCTCACGAAGTTACTGCCACTATTTCTGGTGCTAATTACGAAGACTTAATTCTAAGAGCAAATGTAATAATAGCAAAAGCAACATTAATTGGTTTTACTTTAGATGATGAGAATTTTGAATATGATGGAACACAAAAATCTCTTTCAGTTTCTGGAATTTTACCCAATGGAGTTTCAATTTCTTATTTGAATAATAGTTTTACAGATGCTGGTTCTTATAAAGTTACTGCAACTATTTCTGGTGCTAATTATCAAGATTTAACTCTAAAAGCAAATGCAATAATCGCAAAAGCAAACCAGACAATTACTTTTAATAAAATAACAATTCCATCAGATAAAAATGAATTTAATTTAGAAGCTACCTCTAGTTCAGGGTTAGAAATTCTATATACAAGTTCTAATACAGATGTTGCAATTGTTTCTGGAAACTTAGTGTTTATTGTTGGAAATGGTATGGCTACTATAACTGCTAGCCAGCCAGGGAATAATAATTTTAATCCTGCAGAAAACAAATCTCAAGAATTAAATATTACCACTTTAGGAGCAAAATCTGAAATCTTTAACACAAAGTCAGTTTTATTGTATCCAAATCCAGTAAACTCGAATTTAAAGTTGAAATTAAATACGAAACAACCTCAAGTAATCTCTATATTTGATACTACAGGAAAAATAATAAAAACGATAAATGGCTATCAATCAGAAAAAAATATTGATGTTAGTAATTTTACAGCTGGAAGTTATTTTATAAAAATTAAAGATACTGAAGGTCGAATATCTGTAAAAAGTTTTATAAAAAACTAAAATTATTACAACTAGCTACTATCTAAAACACTCAATAAATTTATTTTTTGGGTGTTTTTTTATAATTAAAATTCAAAGATTACTAAAATTATATTTTCTAATTTTGAAGAAATTTAATAATCGAAATGAACAAGCCTTTTCAATTTAAAGAATTTACCATCAATCAAGATATAACTGCTATGAAAATTGGTACAGATGGCGTTTTATTAGGTGCTTGGTGTGCTGTAGATAAGTATCCTGATACAATTTTAGATATTGGTTCTGGAACAGGAGTAATTTCTTTAATGATTGCACAACGTTCGGATGCTATGACAATTGATGCTGTTGAGGTTGATGAAAATGCGTATGAACAATCTGTAGAGAATTTTGAGCAATCGGATTGGGGCGATCGTTTGTATTGTTACAATGCAACTTTTCAAGAATTTGCTGAAGAAATTTCGGAAGAAGAAGAAACCTACGATTTAATTATAACGAATCCGCCTTTTTATAATGACGATTTTGAAACAGAAAATGAATCAAGAAATAAAGCACGTTTTACTTCGTCTTTATCTTTTGAAGAATTAATTATTGGAGTTGCTAAAATTTTATCAGAAAACGGAACTTTTGCAACCATTATTCCTTTTAAAGAA
This genomic window contains:
- a CDS encoding MBG domain-containing protein: MRNSILFIFLLLAANVYSQSPDWSVNASLYQYNMTFTVVLNVNGTVLTNSNDKVGAFVNGENRGEATVVYNANAKKYVAYLTVLANTAAETISFKIYDSTNDVIISVPKTEIFEINKNIGGAFQSYSIANPILGSQAKINSFSFQGITSESTSITNNTVSVEVLSTVDITSLTPVFTTESNGKLYLNKVLQVSSNNTLDFTNDVVYEVLSEDESLKEVYTVKVKKIVNTSANNITFSSASFTYDGTQKSLAIGGTLPAGTSVTYSNNGLTNVGSKQVTATISGASFQAVVFTANLTVTQAPITGVTFSDTNFTYDGTEKTMSIVGNLPNGTSLNYVLNTRTNAGTQEAFALITGDNYVNLVLKANLTVEEAVFGGFTLNDKSYEYDGNPKSILVTENIPNGTSVSYENNNKIDAGIYEIVATISKENYKDIVLKANLTIDKLTLRNFSLGDEIYVYDGNPKSLKISGSFPEGASVSYSNNSFTNVGSYEVTATVTGNNYTNFTLKGSLIIAKANLNGFSFEDKNFVFDGTPKSLEISGNLPEGVSVSYSANNIKDAGAYEITAIISGANHISKVLKATLTISKATLQSYTLNNESYVFDGNTKSIKIKECLPEGASVSYTNNEVSNVGVYEVTATISGANYTAQVLKATLSIVKATLNGLGLTSKNFVYDGTPKSLAILGNLPNGVSVSYSSNSFTNAGSHEVTATISGANYEDLILRANVIIAKATLIGFTLDDENFEYDGTQKSLSVSGILPNGVSISYLNNSFTDAGSYKVTATISGANYQDLTLKANAIIAKANQTITFNKITIPSDKNEFNLEATSSSGLEILYTSSNTDVAIVSGNLVFIVGNGMATITASQPGNNNFNPAENKSQELNITTLGAKSEIFNTKSVLLYPNPVNSNLKLKLNTKQPQVISIFDTTGKIIKTINGYQSEKNIDVSNFTAGSYFIKIKDTEGRISVKSFIKN
- a CDS encoding tRNA1(Val) (adenine(37)-N6)-methyltransferase produces the protein MNKPFQFKEFTINQDITAMKIGTDGVLLGAWCAVDKYPDTILDIGSGTGVISLMIAQRSDAMTIDAVEVDENAYEQSVENFEQSDWGDRLYCYNATFQEFAEEISEEEETYDLIITNPPFYNDDFETENESRNKARFTSSLSFEELIIGVAKILSENGTFATIIPFKEEVSFINLAKENNLFLNRVCRVQGNETSEIKRSLLEFSFEQKEIKEENLIIETGRHQYTEQYINLVKDFYLKM